AGATTTCTGACCGAGCGCTTCCAATGGACATTCTCCAGCCTCTCTGGAAAGATTCTCGCTAATGGATTTCCTGCTGCTCGGTCTCTGTCTACACTGGCTGCTGAGGACGCCCTCGGGGGTGGTCTTGTGTTTGCTGGGGGCCTGCTTTCAGATGCTGCCCGCCGCCCCCAGCGGGTGCCCGCAGCTGTGCCGGTGCGAGGGGCGGCTGCTGTACTGCGAGGCGCTCAACCTCACCGAGGCGCCGCACAACCTGTCGGGCCTGCTGGGCCTGTCCCTGCGCCACAACCGCCTCCCGGAGCTGCGCGCCGGCCAGTTCACGGGGTTAATGCAGCTCACGTGGCTCTATCTGGACCACAACCACATCTGCTCGGTGCAGGGGGACGCCTTTCAGAAACTGCGCCGGGTTAAGGAACTCACCCTGAGTTCCAACCAGATCACCCAGCTGGCCAACACCACCTTCCGGCCCATGCCCAACCTGCGCAGCGTGGACCTCTCCTACAACAAGCTGCAGGCGCTGGCGCCCGACCTCTTCCACGGGCTGCGGAAGCTCACCGCGCTGCACATGCGGGCCAACGCCATCCAGTTCGTGCCCGTGCGCATCTTCCAGGACTGCCGCAGCCTCAAGTTTCTCGACATCGGATACAATCAGCTCAAGAGCCTGGCGCGCAACTCCTTCGCCGGCTTGTTCAAGCTCACCGAGCTGCACCTGGAGCACAACGACTTGGTGAAGGTGAACTTCGCGCACTTCCCGCGCCTCGTCTCCCTGCACTCGCTCTGCCTGCGGCGGAACAAGGTGGCCATCGTGGTCAGCTCGCTGGACTGGGTGTGGAACCTGGAGAAAATGGACCTGTCGGGCAACGAGATCGAGTACATGGAGCCCCACGTGTTCGAGACCGTGCCGCACCTGCAGTCCCTGCAGCTGGACTCCAACCGCCTCACCTACATCGAGCCCCGCATCCTCAACTCCTGGAAGTCGCTGGCGAGCATCACCCTGGCCGGGAACCTGTGGGACTGTGGGCGCAACGTGTGCGCCCTGGCCTCGTGGCTCAGCAACTTCCAGGGGCGCTACGATGGCAACTTGCAGTGCGCCAGCCCCGAGTACGCGCAGGGCGAGGACGTCCTGGACGCCGTGTACGCCTTCCACCTGTGCGAGGAGGGGGCCGAGCCCACCAGCGGCCACCTGTTCTCGGCCGTCACCAACCGCAGCGACCTGGGGCCCCCCGCCAGCCCGGCCGCCACGCTCGCCGACGGCAAGGAGGGGCAGCCGGACGGCTCGCCCGAGCCGGCTACCGTGGCCCTCCCCGGCGGCGAGCACGCCGAGAACGCTGTGCAGATCCACAAGGTGGTCACCGGCACCATGGCCCTCATCTTCTCCTTCCTCATCGTGGTCCTGGTGCTCTACGTCTCCTGGAAGTGTTTCCCAGCCAGCCTCAGGCAGCTCAGACAGTGCTTTGTCACGCAGCgcaggaagcagaagcagaaacagacCATGCATCAGATGGCTGCCATGTCTGCCCAGGAATACTACGTTGATTACAAACCGAACCACATTGAGGGCGCCCTGGTCATCATCAACGAATACGGCTCGTGCACCTGCCACCAGCAGCCCGCCAGGGAATGCGAGGTGTGACTGCCCCAGCGGCTCTCAACCCGTGCGCTACCAAATACGCCTGGGCAGCCGGGGCGGCCGGCGAGCGCCCAGCTGGGGTCCCCTGTCTGTGCTCTGCTGTGCTCCTTGACTGAAACTCTAAGGTGATCTCTCCCAGAGACTTGCCATTTTAGCTTTATTgtgtcttaaaaacaaacaaaaaaagagatcaaACACAACAAAACCCCACCCCACAACCTTCAGGACAGTCTGTCTTAAATTTCATATGAGaactccttcctccctttgaaGATCTGCCCATATTCAGGAATCtgagagtgttaaaaaaaaaaaaggtaccactcattgatttttttttgtaaactaaaaatgtttaaaataaaatagcatttacaGTTTTTACAGACTGGTGGAACCTAAATGAACTGTGACCTATGTTGAAAGGGAAGCAACAGTTAAatttttcttccctgtgtgtgtgtgtctgtgtctgtgtgtgtgtgtgtgtgtgtgtgtgtgtctgtgtgtgtagggggatGTACTGGCCAGAGGGAAAATCCAGAAATTCAGGAGCGAAGTAGCCAGGCTGATTTTGAAACATTAAGAAGGGCAAACGCAGCTTATCAGGGGGATGTATCCCACCTGGAAGGACTGAAAAAAGCGAGAccctttatattatttttagagggggttgCAGTGCAATCCAGCCACTTTGAAGCAAGTGAAAGGTGGGCTGAGGATTGACCATCACAGCTCAGCCTTTAAGGCAGAGATCACtgcaaatgctttttaaaaggcagtgcCAGACTGGTTTTCCCATGAACAAGAGACTTTTTTTTGCACTTAATACAAGGATCTTTCAAATCAATTGAGAATCTCACCCCCAAACGCCACCGGTTTATTATTCTCGGATGTCTCTGATTCACCAAACTTTGTAGCCCTGGTGCCCTTTTCCAGCCTGTCCCAAGCGAACGACCCTCAGCTCCTGCTCCCTGTGGTCTGGCGGAGGGAACGGAAGCAGAATCCGAATGCTTGGTGAGGAAAGCTGTGCCTTCTGGAGCGCGCTGCTAGACTGCAGCAGGCTTCGGCTCTCAGCAGCGACAGCGCGCTCCTGGTTACTGAGGGGCGCAGTGGGGGAGCCCCGCCCCGGGAAGACCCTCTCGCTGGGTGCTGCTTGCGGCAGTGGGCTTCAGGGCAGACGCCATCCAGAagtaatggggggggggggggggggaaatcaGCTCTGGATCCTGTGTTCGGAGTATTGGTGAGACAGGAATAATTTGTTAACCCGGGACAGACTGCCCGCATATCACCCTAACCCTTTTGTGTCATGCTTGCTTtccctgtgtgtgttttgttttttttttttttctgtatgggAGTCAGTGGCTGCCCCTTCCCAGCCTTCATAGGTTTCCAGGTCTATGGAGACGTAGGCTGTTTCTTGAATTAAGCAGTAATAGCAGCTGgtgggtgtggggaagggaaagggggaggagtatgtgggggaggggaggggtcttTCCCTAGGTCACAACTTAAGCCAGTGCATGATGGAAACGCACCGCCACGGATGACAGCCGGTGAACTCGTGTTGTCCATGGCCGGAAGCCTTTCTCAGGCTCAGGTGCCCATCCCTTAGGAGGGTCCTACagactggaattttctttttcctttttctgttgtaAGAGGGAAGTCCAAAcagcgggggaggggcgggggcaaAAAAAGCGACTACCACCCTCTCCCCATATGCAAATACCTCCGGCCTCTTATCTAAAGAGGCCCACTCAGCTGTTTGAAATGGCATCACCAGGAGGTTTACTTAAGCTGAGGACTGGGAGCAGACTTCTCTCCCACCTATGGAGAAGCCAACGTGCCTAAGAATATTGCTTGCAAGAGGCTCCTGCAAGAGAAAGGTTTTGCAAATGTCTCTAAGACAGTTGAGCCTTGGGGGGGagtttctttcacacacacacacacacacaaactcgtTCTTCCCGGCCAGGAAACTTCACCCTATCTTGTTTATAATTAGGCAGGACATTAGAACACACACCATGCACGCAACACCCACTGAGACTCATAATGTTCTAGAAGAGAGATGCGCTGACAACTCTGAGGAGGGCGTTTTGGATTTAGTCTCAGAATGATCATTCGGGGAGGCCACTGTAAACAGCATATCATTGGGAGGCCAGGGGTTGCAGGAGCACCTGTAATTAAACCCCACTAAAAAGACCTCCTCTAGAAGACCttttctggggagaaaaatccccaaattgtGCAGTTGAAGGATTCAAGTCAATCCTTGGATTCCACTGATTTGATCTCCTCACAGGAAGCCTCCTGGAACCCAGCACCGAAAGCTGCTCGGTGCATTAAGGGCTGAACTGCCGTGCCTACAGGGCAGGCTTCCAGAAGCAAAGCCTTCCTGGCGCACAGCCGAAGCCCAGATCCACCTGCTCCCTGGACACATGAACACTGGAACCCAGGGAActtctctcctgtccccaggACTTTCCTCCCCTTCGTTCTTCTTGTTTTAAATGTGGCGATGACAAAAAGTCAGAGAATAATCTTGCTTTGTTACAtgctgctgcccccgcccccataTGACTCAACACCACGTTGTGGAGAAGATCTGAAGTCCACGTAAATCTAGTGAAAGATTATTGGAAAGAGGACTCTGCGATGCAAATGACGGCCATGGAAAGCTGTGCTCTAActttgtgtgtacgtgtgtgtggtTGTCTCTGGGTCGTGTGTCTCTGTCAGCGAGCAAATACGTCTTCTGCACAAACAGAGGAATTTAGCTCACGTCATTTCAGGCTCCTGTGCCTGCCTCTTGCTTTGGGgaatgggagggggagggaggaggcgagAAAAAGGGAAACCTGGTCAGTTTTAACTAAGGTTTTATGACACttgaaatccttttttttcttaaattaattgaTCTTTAAGCTTCAAGAAACTTGCTCTGACCCCCTCTAACAACTCCTGAGCGTTGAAAAGAGAATCTAAGTTTTAAAGGTGtagcatctttttttccccttcccacaGAAGATGCTCATCTCATTGTCCTGCACTGTCTGGGAAGAATTTAAGGCCACGATTCATGTCTCTTCTTGGACACCATGATGGATTAACCCTCCATCTGCAGTACCTTCCCAGCTGATTAAAGTTCAGGCCTGGTACAGAGGTTTTTGGAATATTTatatagggaaaaaaagtcttttcaaatGACAAATGACATTCTCAGACCAGTCTTAGCCCCAGGAGTTTTTTAAGGTGGTGCCAGAGGGAGCAGGCTGAAGGAAACCCATCCTTTGGCTTTtacctggggcagaggcaggcccTGGTGCTCAGACTCCAGCCCCGAGAGTTGAGACCCAGACTCACAAGACTGCCAAGTTGCCATCGCAAAGAAAAGGTGGTTCCCATAAAAGGaaccttttaaaattcactttgaatATTCTCTCCAGCTCTTCAAAGTGTCAGAGAGCCTTAcccctttctccctgcctttgGGAAGGAGACATTTGGTACGACTTAGCGTCAACAACACATTTACAAGGATGTGTAAGTAATTAGAAGGGCAAACACCACTTGTTATTCGTCTCAAGTTTCCGGAGCAGCTGCACACAGATCACTGGAGGGCTCAGGGTGCGTCCTGTGCTTCCGGGTTATATGTGTCGACTTGTCAGCAGGTGTGGCCCCTGTTCTGCCTGGCAGAGCCATGGGGGGGGGCCACTGGTGGGTCACTGGTGGGTCACACGTCCTGGTGAAATGGAAGGCCTAAGACACCCCTCTCAGGGAACATTAGCCAAAGGCCAGAATTTAGATCTGCTTTGGAGAGCAGGTGTTGTACTGTTTGGGGGTAGAGCCAATAAACATCCATCATCGCCTCTAGATAGGTGGCTATGTTGGTTGATTTGGGTTCGCCATGGATGGAATGTCAAACAGCAAGGAATTAGCTGGAATGTGACTATTACACTATTACTCAGGctcctgaaatatattttgggaGAAGTTAggggcgcacacacacacacacacacacagatatgtacGTGACACAGCATGACACATAATAATCACACACACATGGTCTGTTGTCAGATACTGCAACCACGCGTGTGACCGCGTGACAGAGCTGCCCTGCGGCATTCATCACGCTCCAACTTTCTTCTTCCATGATCTAATTATTACCCAGGAAAGGATCTGGAAAAGCCAGCCACCATTCAGGCGCAGAGGGCTGAGGTGGCTGGGGGTACTTTCAGGCAGCAGTCACTGTTGGTGGAGCCTTTGCAGAGGCTCCTGCCAGAGGAGAGTGAACGCCTGCGACCTAGTGGTGGGAGCCAGCAAAGCACGCTTGGGAGGGCGTGCACCCAAGGCTAAGCTGCACCCGGCCCGGGAACACTTCTCCACTGCAAGACGCTCTGCTCTGTGCCCCGCCCCCCGCGGGGATCCGGGAGGCAAA
This portion of the Camelus ferus isolate YT-003-E chromosome 36, BCGSAC_Cfer_1.0, whole genome shotgun sequence genome encodes:
- the LRRTM1 gene encoding leucine-rich repeat transmembrane neuronal protein 1, encoding MDFLLLGLCLHWLLRTPSGVVLCLLGACFQMLPAAPSGCPQLCRCEGRLLYCEALNLTEAPHNLSGLLGLSLRHNRLPELRAGQFTGLMQLTWLYLDHNHICSVQGDAFQKLRRVKELTLSSNQITQLANTTFRPMPNLRSVDLSYNKLQALAPDLFHGLRKLTALHMRANAIQFVPVRIFQDCRSLKFLDIGYNQLKSLARNSFAGLFKLTELHLEHNDLVKVNFAHFPRLVSLHSLCLRRNKVAIVVSSLDWVWNLEKMDLSGNEIEYMEPHVFETVPHLQSLQLDSNRLTYIEPRILNSWKSLASITLAGNLWDCGRNVCALASWLSNFQGRYDGNLQCASPEYAQGEDVLDAVYAFHLCEEGAEPTSGHLFSAVTNRSDLGPPASPAATLADGKEGQPDGSPEPATVALPGGEHAENAVQIHKVVTGTMALIFSFLIVVLVLYVSWKCFPASLRQLRQCFVTQRRKQKQKQTMHQMAAMSAQEYYVDYKPNHIEGALVIINEYGSCTCHQQPARECEV